The nucleotide sequence CAAATTTCGTATCCGACGTTCCGAGCATAAATTTGTTTTCAAACGCGCTCTTTACATAAGGATAGAACCAGTCGGATTCTATAACGTCGGTAAACGGCAGGTCTGATTTTTCCGCAAAGATTACTTTAACTTCGGTGTCGCTCTTAACAGACGGAATTGTGTAAATTTCATTTCTGCCGACCGATACGCCGTTTATAAGCATATCCGCAACGGTATAGCCCTCGTCGGGGACTGCGGTAACGGTAACGCTGTTTCCGGAGTAAACCTTGCTTGAGGAAAGTGTGACTTTTCCGTGCTCGGTTTCGATAACCGTAATGCTGTATTTTCTTGCCGAGCCGTCGCCGCCGCGTCCGCTGTCGTTTCGCTTGAATGATGAAATTGCTCTGTCAAGCTTTGTAACGCCGTCGGTGTAGTCCTCCTCGGTTGCGCCTGCTTTGTTCAAAAGTTCGGTTGCCTCGTCAATCGCCGTCTGAAGAGCGTCTTTCTTGCTGTCCGACGCGTCGGGATTGTCGGCAAGAACCTTTTTAGCCTCGTCGATTTTGTCCGCAAGGTCGGTTTTGGAATTGTTTCCTATATTTATTATAACATAGTCGGAAAGTCCGTCGGTGCGCGTTGTATTTCCGTTTGTAACGTCCGCGGTCGCAAGTTTTGCTTTAACCGCCGTTTCTCTCGGAAGAAGCGCCGATATATTGCCGTCCTTAAGTTCCAGTGCGCTCTTTTCGTACAAAATGCTCCAGTCGATAAGTTCGCTGTCGATTTCAAACGTTTTTCCGTTTGCAATCACCGCCGCGGTGAGTTTTGCGGTCTGACCGTTTTTGATGTTTATTACCTTTTCGCCGTTTGCGTTCGGTGCAATTTCTTTGCCGTTGAGATAAAGCGTCAATGCGTCGAATGAGAAACTGCCCGAACGTATCGCATAAACCGTCATTTGCGAAACGTTGCCTGCCTTGTCAGTCACGGTGATGAGATGTTCTCTGTAAAGCTCATCTGCATTAAGGGTTTTCTCGATTGTAAAGCTTCCGCTTGACGCTATCGAAACGCCTGCGGTGTTTTCGGTAATTTTTTCGCCGTCAAGTTTTATATCCGCCGATTTTTCGGTGATACCCTCAATTACGTATTTGCCGTTTTCGTCGGCGGTAACGGTGTTTGCACCGAATACAACGGTAATATTGCCGTTGGGTGTTGTTCTGTCAACGCTCTTTTGCGCGAGCGACAAAACAGGTGCGGAAGTGTCAACCGTAAATGCAAACTGCGAATTTTCAACGTCGGTGATTTCGCTTCCTTTTATATGGTCTTTGTTTTTGTTATACGCCGTGAAGTTAACAACATAGTCGCCGTCCTCAAGGCCGTCAAGCACAAATTTCCAATTTTTCTTAAAGTATGAGAAATCTGCCGAGTTGGGGTCCGGGTCAACGCCGAAAGCGTAAACCTTGCTTCCGTTTAAGTCAAGCTCCGCAAACACGTCGTTTTCAAAGGTGTATTCAATTACAACGTCTTTAACGTTTGTGTTGATGTCGTCTCCCGATGTGTCAAAGTTTACTTTAACCTCTTTAAGCTTGGGAATATCCGCAGCGGGAAGTGTGAGCGAATTTGACACAACGGTTTCGGTGCCGTAGTAGTAATGAGTTTTGTATTCCTCGCCCGACTGCTTGTATTCCTCTTTGAGCGTTTTAATGTTTACGTGATAATTTTTGTTTTCTTCAAGCGCCGATCCTTTGCCGAATACAAAGTTTTTGCCCTTTTCAAACTGACCGATGTTGTTTTCAAGCACCGTGCCGTCCTCTGCAACGATTTCTGCAAGATAGTGCGTGTAATCCGCATCGGCAGGGTCTTTCACGCTTACGAAAATTTCGCCGTTTCCGCCGTATGCAATTCTTACGCTTTCAGCCTTTTTGGGAAGATTTCTGTTTGTAAATGCAAAACCTGTATTGCTTATCGCAAGGCTTATTCCCTCGGTTGTGGTAAGAGTTGTAACCGCGTAGTAGCGTTCATCTCCGACAGTATCGGGCAGAGAGTCGGGGAGAGTGATGTTTTCGGTTGATGTTCCCGAAGTTAAAACAACGTCCTCCTTGTGGAGAATGTTTGTTCCCAAAACGTCGCCTGTGTTTCTGCTCGTTTTAATCTTTGTAAGAACGTCTTTGTCCTTTGTAAGATAAACGTCAACCGTGCCGGTTTTTCCGCCGTTTGCGCCTTCAATTTTCCAGCCTGCGGTAACAGACTGCGTTTTTGACGAAGAATCAGACGCATTTAACGAAACGGTTGTGCCGTTTTCGTCAAGTTCGGGAATTTCGTCAACACCGTTCATCTTAAACGTTTCAATCTCAAATCCGGCGTCAGCGTCATAGGTCACTTTCCAGTTGTTGTTTGACCAGTTTTTGTTTGAAATAAGCGAGCTTTCGGTAACCGTGATGTAAATATAGTTTCCGTCCTCACGGCTCTGCAAAAGCATATTTCCGTTGCCGTTTCCGTCGTCGGGAATAAGCTCAATGTCTGTGTTGCCGGGATTTGTAAGCCTTATGTTGTCTTTTGTCGGAGTGCCCGTTCCCGTATAGGGAATTTCTATAAGCAGTGCGCTTTGTCCCTCCGTACCGCTGACGTTTACAACAGCCGTTTTTTCATTGCTGCTTGTCACAACGCCTGCAAGAGCCGTAACGGGCAGTGCGTGAATGTTTGTGCCGTAGTATGCCGTAACGTCGTCCGCACTTTCCAAAGACGCAAGCGACGCGCCCTCAAATCCGTTTCTGTGCGGCGGACTTAAATCAATATTTTTGCCGAACGATACGTTTTCGCCCCAGTAATAAATCACTCCGAAACGTATGCCGATAATTTTTATGTTTGCGCCGATAAATTCGTGCGATACCGCCGCCTCAACGCCTGCAAGCTCTTTACCGCCGACAATGGGAATACTGTCGGGTATGCAGATGCTTGCGAAAATATAGCCGTAGAAGTAGTTATCCGCAATGGTGACTGTGATACCGCCGGTTATAAGACCGTCGATAATGCTTGCGTTGCCGTACAGGTTCAGCTCCCATGGTTCAATCCACCGCGCGTTTATGCCTGCCTTTACGTCAATCAGCTTTTCAAGCCCTTTTGCCTTTAGTTTCATATCACCCGTCAGCGACATTCCCTCAAGGCTGATTTTTGCGTTGAAATCGCCCGTCAAAACGCCGATTGCCTCAAGACGCGTGAACAAAAGAATGGTTATCGGCGGAAGTTTGTCAAATTCACCGCCTATTGTGTCCGCAAGACCGTTTATACCTCCGCCGAGTCCTGCTATAAAGAGTACGGGCGGTGCAACGGGGATTTTAAGACCGTCGCGGATATAAAATTCGATTTTGTCGGGCACGATAACGTCTTTGCTCTTAACCTTAACCTGTTTGAACGCGAGAACACCCTCACATTCGATAATTTTAATGTTAAGACCCGCGTTTACTTCATATTCGTTTTCTATCGTGTTGATTTTTACGCTTGCGTAAATTCCCGGTGCGTTGGCAACAAGCGAGCCTAAAACGTCTTTGGGGAGAGCAAGCGAAAATGCTGCGTTAATGCCGATAAATCCTGTGTCGCTTACCTTAACATAGCCGTCCTCAACGTCGCCCTTTTCGCCGAAAAGAACGTTGTCAACCTCTGCCGAGAGCTGACCGTCCGAAAGTTTGGTGTCCTTTTGAATTTTGTCGCCCGCGGACGTCTTTTTCGGGTTCTCGTCAAACATACTTGTCATTTCGCCCGAAATATCCTCCTGGTCGGCGGTGAGGCTTTCGTCAAAGAGGTTGTTAAGTTCCTCGCCGATGTCTTCCTGGTCGGCGGTGAGATCGGGTTTTTCTTTTTTCGCCTTAATCGGCAAGCTGATACTTCCGCCGAAGCCTATGCCGTATGTAACCATACCGTCCGAGTCGTCGTACCACTGCGAGCTTAAAACACCGTATTTCAAATCTACCGCAAAACCGCCGAGCGACTGTATCATTGTCGCCGCGCCGTCCAGCGAAAGAGTGAGCGGTTTTATCGTCACATTCTCACCGAGCGCCTTTGTAAGACGTTCGTCGTCAAGCGTGTGTGCAATGCCCTGTGTTGCCGAAATGCTCCATTTACTGCGCCATACGTTAATCGAGTTTATAACTTTCAAAAGTCCGTCGCCCTCGATTTTGTAATTACTGCCGTCTTTGTAAAGCTTAATTGGCTTGCTGCCCTCGTAGGAGAGCATATTGTTGATGATTATGTCACCTGTCTGATAATCTGCCTGCCAGAAAGTTTCCTGCGTCTGCGCGTCTTTCATTTCGCGTAAATTTGCGCGCACCGTAAGCAGAATTTCGTGTTCTTTTATGGCTTTTTCGTCTTTTCCGAAGTTGTATTTTATGCTTTCGCCGTTAAGTCTGCCCTTTGCGGACATTTCTCCTTTGTAAAAGCTTAAAAATTCCTTTTCGTTTCTGAATGTGAAAAAGTCGTAGCCGCCTGCCGCGGTGTCTTTTGTCGTACGCACAAGCGCCGCCATACCGTATGATTTAATGCGGTATTTCTCGTCTGCCGACACCTGAAGTTTTGTTTTGCACGCAACGGACGTGCAGTTTAAATTAGCCTGAAGTGTCGGGTCGTCTATTTCAAAAACGATTTTATAATAACCTACATAAAGCTGTTTGGTTGTGGTAAACGTGAGCGTTTCGCACGCGTCGTCGAGAAAAGCTATATTCTGCTTTTCAATTATAACCTCGTCGCCCGTTGTTTCGTGAACGAGTTTTAACGTGCTTCGCGCGTCGTTTGCCAAAAATGCCTGGAGAGGTTTCATTTTTCCCGAAATCGTAACCGCTTTTTCGCCGTCGGTATAGACGATTTTCGGGTCGATTTTGTTAAGCTGAATTTCCGAAACCTCGCCGACGGAGGGAAGAATAACACTCCTTTGCGCCGCCGTTTCAAAATCCGACAACGTTCCGTCCGCCAAAGTCTGCGTGCCCGTCACCGATATGTAAATCGTGCCTGCGGTGAGGTCGTTTTGCGGAAGCGCTTCGAGAACATAGCGCAAAACCTTTGTTTCCTTGCCGAGAGATGCGTATGGAATTCTGTCGCTGTCACCGCCGATAAGCCTAAACTGTTTTTCGTCAACGGTGAGGTTTATCACCGCATTGGTGAGTTCCACAGCGTTGTCAACCGTGTTGTCGATGTTTACGGTAACGTTTATTTTACCGCCGTTTGCATACGATTTTTTGTCTGCCGAAAGTTCAACGCGGTCGGTTGT is from Qingrenia yutianensis and encodes:
- a CDS encoding S-layer homology domain-containing protein, producing MNIFKKALSYVLILAVLISAFPAAVFAEEDEYRISNQYMSFTFNQKTGGFAIETAEGNPQKALDNDIPLLYAEDKERSSGTSFITVRIGDDDYIFGQNYAFFGIDSSLGTVKVSNEQRLIEIPWTIKGITVTLTAALDNDTQSKTTGNVGLSFKVENNSGKDENVSIRLLLDTALGNRIDAPYFVLDKNLQPTMTETEFTGGEVPYQIRSLDSLTNPTRLSYILMEAQGWNGGTKPNKVILGHWANLANVRYDYIPNPNCDFTNYSNDYREPDSAAAIYWENHAVKNGESITGELLYGVGNFSNTTGEAMGIDITTDRVELSADKKSYANGGKINVTVNIDNTVDNAVELTNAVINLTVDEKQFRLIGGDSDRIPYASLGKETKVLRYVLEALPQNDLTAGTIYISVTGTQTLADGTLSDFETAAQRSVILPSVGEVSEIQLNKIDPKIVYTDGEKAVTISGKMKPLQAFLANDARSTLKLVHETTGDEVIIEKQNIAFLDDACETLTFTTTKQLYVGYYKIVFEIDDPTLQANLNCTSVACKTKLQVSADEKYRIKSYGMAALVRTTKDTAAGGYDFFTFRNEKEFLSFYKGEMSAKGRLNGESIKYNFGKDEKAIKEHEILLTVRANLREMKDAQTQETFWQADYQTGDIIINNMLSYEGSKPIKLYKDGSNYKIEGDGLLKVINSINVWRSKWSISATQGIAHTLDDERLTKALGENVTIKPLTLSLDGAATMIQSLGGFAVDLKYGVLSSQWYDDSDGMVTYGIGFGGSISLPIKAKKEKPDLTADQEDIGEELNNLFDESLTADQEDISGEMTSMFDENPKKTSAGDKIQKDTKLSDGQLSAEVDNVLFGEKGDVEDGYVKVSDTGFIGINAAFSLALPKDVLGSLVANAPGIYASVKINTIENEYEVNAGLNIKIIECEGVLAFKQVKVKSKDVIVPDKIEFYIRDGLKIPVAPPVLFIAGLGGGINGLADTIGGEFDKLPPITILLFTRLEAIGVLTGDFNAKISLEGMSLTGDMKLKAKGLEKLIDVKAGINARWIEPWELNLYGNASIIDGLITGGITVTIADNYFYGYIFASICIPDSIPIVGGKELAGVEAAVSHEFIGANIKIIGIRFGVIYYWGENVSFGKNIDLSPPHRNGFEGASLASLESADDVTAYYGTNIHALPVTALAGVVTSSNEKTAVVNVSGTEGQSALLIEIPYTGTGTPTKDNIRLTNPGNTDIELIPDDGNGNGNMLLQSREDGNYIYITVTESSLISNKNWSNNNWKVTYDADAGFEIETFKMNGVDEIPELDENGTTVSLNASDSSSKTQSVTAGWKIEGANGGKTGTVDVYLTKDKDVLTKIKTSRNTGDVLGTNILHKEDVVLTSGTSTENITLPDSLPDTVGDERYYAVTTLTTTEGISLAISNTGFAFTNRNLPKKAESVRIAYGGNGEIFVSVKDPADADYTHYLAEIVAEDGTVLENNIGQFEKGKNFVFGKGSALEENKNYHVNIKTLKEEYKQSGEEYKTHYYYGTETVVSNSLTLPAADIPKLKEVKVNFDTSGDDINTNVKDVVIEYTFENDVFAELDLNGSKVYAFGVDPDPNSADFSYFKKNWKFVLDGLEDGDYVVNFTAYNKNKDHIKGSEITDVENSQFAFTVDTSAPVLSLAQKSVDRTTPNGNITVVFGANTVTADENGKYVIEGITEKSADIKLDGEKITENTAGVSIASSGSFTIEKTLNADELYREHLITVTDKAGNVSQMTVYAIRSGSFSFDALTLYLNGKEIAPNANGEKVINIKNGQTAKLTAAVIANGKTFEIDSELIDWSILYEKSALELKDGNISALLPRETAVKAKLATADVTNGNTTRTDGLSDYVIINIGNNSKTDLADKIDEAKKVLADNPDASDSKKDALQTAIDEATELLNKAGATEEDYTDGVTKLDRAISSFKRNDSGRGGDGSARKYSITVIETEHGKVTLSSSKVYSGNSVTVTAVPDEGYTVADMLINGVSVGRNEIYTIPSVKSDTEVKVIFAEKSDLPFTDVIESDWFYPYVKSAFENKFMLGTSDTKFEPETTLTRAMFVTILHRIDGGKAEGENKFTDVADGAYYENAVAWAVKNGIVMGVSDTEFAPDENITREQMAAILFRYAKYKELDTSAGENTNILSYTDFDDISEYAVTAMQYTAGTGLIAGKSQSTLNPLDLATRAEAATVFTRFADMIK